ACGGGCAGAATATACTTCACGCTCAAAATTAGTTATTTTCCGGTTTACTTTGGTTAGCTATATGGTTTAAAATAAGCGCATCAAAATCTTCCTGATCTTTAATAAAAGCAACTTTTATGGGCAGGTAAAATAAAGGTACGTTTTGCCAGTTGGGTGCTGTTATTAAATTGGCGAGCTTCACCGCATCTTTCCGGGTGGTAATAATTGTTACCGGATTATTTTGGGAATAACGTTGCCAGTCCGCAAAAATTTTCTTTAAATCAGATTTGGTAAAAGCATGATGATCGGGAAATTGGTAATGGTGCAACACCTGATAACCTTGATCTTGTAAATACCCGATTAATGGTTTGGCATTAGCAATAGCCGTAATAACCAGTATTTGATTACTTACCGGCTGCTTTGCAATGCACGGAACTAAATTACCGTATTGGTAACGCGTAAAAAAAACGGGTATCTCTTTTTGGGCGTAAGAAACTGCCAATTTTTTAATTTTTTGCATTTCTGCGTTCGCTATAAACTCCGGGCACTTGGTAACAATAATAACATCGGCTCGGTTGGCGCCCGCCGGAAATTCCCGCAGCCGCCCGGCCGGTAAAACCAAGTCCTGGTAAAACAAACGGGCGTAATCCGTTAACAAAATATTCAGCGAAGGCGTAACCCCCCGGTGCTGAAACGCATCATCCAGAACAATAACGTCTAAATCCGGTTTTTGATCCAGCAAGTTTTTAATGCCTAAGGCGCGGTCTTCTGAAACCGCTACGGTAACCTGCGGGTAATCTAAATAATATTGGTAAGGTTCGTCGCCTAGGCTTTCGGCGGAGGCAGAAGCATCGGCCAGGATATAGCCTTTGATTTTCCGTTTGTAACCGCGGCTTAGGGTTGCTGTTTTTTTATGATTGAGTAAACGTAAAAGGTATTCTACGTGCGGGGTTTTGCCGGTGCCGCCCACCGTTAAATTACCTATACTAATTACGGGTACAGTAAAATGGTTGGATTTTAAAAAATTTTGATCGTACAAGGTATTGCGCACCCGCATGACACCACCGTAAAGCAGCGAAAAAGGATACAGTAAGCGCGCGATAACCTTCATGTTTCTGTAATTTTGGGCAAAAATAAACTATTTTCAAGCTTTCAATCTATTGGGCATCATTAATTCTGTTAACAAAAATGACTAAAATTAAAGAGGTAATTGCTTTATTGGAACAAATTGCCCCGCCGGCTTACCAGGAATCGTACGATAACGTGGGCCTGCAAA
The sequence above is a segment of the Adhaeribacter swui genome. Coding sequences within it:
- the lpxK gene encoding tetraacyldisaccharide 4'-kinase, which translates into the protein MKVIARLLYPFSLLYGGVMRVRNTLYDQNFLKSNHFTVPVISIGNLTVGGTGKTPHVEYLLRLLNHKKTATLSRGYKRKIKGYILADASASAESLGDEPYQYYLDYPQVTVAVSEDRALGIKNLLDQKPDLDVIVLDDAFQHRGVTPSLNILLTDYARLFYQDLVLPAGRLREFPAGANRADVIIVTKCPEFIANAEMQKIKKLAVSYAQKEIPVFFTRYQYGNLVPCIAKQPVSNQILVITAIANAKPLIGYLQDQGYQVLHHYQFPDHHAFTKSDLKKIFADWQRYSQNNPVTIITTRKDAVKLANLITAPNWQNVPLFYLPIKVAFIKDQEDFDALILNHIANQSKPENN